ATGGTACAGAGCTGGATTTAAAACTTGGCTTTGCCACTCACCACCAGCTTTATCATTTTGGGTGAACAGCTTACCCCTCGAATTTCAATTTTCACTTCTATAGGTTGGGGATAGTAATACCTATGTCATCGTGTCATGATAAGGATTAACTGAGTTAATACACGTAAAAGTGATTGAAAGAGTATCAGGCCCCTTCTCGGTAATCAAAAAgttaagtttcttttcttaaaatggacACATTTaaatctacctttaaaaaaaactctctcaAGAGCTGCCTCAAAAAAACCTTCCTAAAGTTTAATTATCAGCACATGTCTTCCTTAGCTTTTACCTAAAGGCCTTTAGATTGGATCATAAATCTATTTTCTCTTGTTTAGTTCCCCAGCAAGGCACAGCTAGTTAACACCTATATTTGAAAAGCATTAGTAAGTAAACCATTAAAATTCCTCTTTCCTAGTAGACTCTTGGTTTCTTTACCTTTCCTAGTAGATCTAGTCCAGAATTTCAATAACTATCGGGAGTCTTCTCCAAATCCTCGTGGAGATCTTCATATCTCTCAACCTGAGAAGGAACAAAGTGGAAGTAGAATTATTTTGATCCATGAATTAGTTCTATGTATTTGATAATTTCCTCATTAGTTTCTCATTGTCCTCTAATTACATTTTATGTCGTCATTAGGAAACATCTGCTATATGATTCCtcgacaaaagaaaaagagaaaggttgAAAATACTGTTTATGAAAAGAACCTTTAAgaaatcatctttaaaaagaacacactAAAAAGACACTTAGTTGGAACATGGATTTAAAAAAGTCTAAATTTTTAAGCTCATGCCATTAATAATCCTTGGCTCCAGGTTCCTGACCTGGGCTTCTCCCAGCATACATAACACAGCTCTTTATTTCCTATCAGCAAGATACTTGATTCTGACTGATCAAGAAACTGCAGATTTCTGGAACATACCAGTAGAATTTAAACTTCCTGCAGGGACGTTGTCTTACTCATTTGCAAATCACTAGCACCACTTACTGCCACCAAAAAAATGTAACTTAACTAAATCTTGTAACTTCTGGACTTTCTCATttgctaagaaaaagaaaagggaaggttAAGCTTAGTGGGCTAGAGAaggtgaagagaagaaaagagcaaacaGCAAGACTACAGTTATATATTACCTGGTGATGGAACATCGGATGAACTGGAACATATTCAGAAGTTGTAATGGTCAAGGATATCTTCACCCACAGGGTCAgtggaaaaaaaacataaaccaaTATTGAGATGGCATCTTTTTCTGATACACCACTTGGTTGAAACCGGATTCTTCGCACCTCACATCCTGTCTCAGCTTTGTAGACAGGTTCACACATGTTGTTAAGCGGGTCTTTACATCTATTTGTATGATCTCCCTCTTTCTGGGCTACCTGACGGGGTCCCTAGTCCGTGCTGGGTCACTGCCATGCTTCCCTGGGAATCAAGGTCCCCAAGGAGTTTGTTAAATCCCATCCCTGACCACACTCCCTCCTCCAATCCCGCGTCTGCTTTCAGTGTGAGGGGCCGGCTGGAAGCCCCGGAGGACCGGGCTCAGAGGTGGGACCGGGAAGGCACTGacgagggaggaggaaaaaagtgGTCGTGGTAGCTGCTCCCtcgttccccccccccccccccacagccgGCGGAAATGCTTCTTATCCTGGATGGGGGTGCTCTGAAAGCCGGGAGGGCGCGCGTGCTGGAAGGACGGCTGTGGGGCCGGCTCTCAGCGACCGAAACGGCAGCCGCCCGCGCGCCCAAGACCCCTTCCCCAGCCCGTCCCCTCACAAAGTCCCGGAAACTTGGCCGAAGGAAGCTCAGCCTGTCTTCTGCGCCGACCGGCCGCGAAGAGCCGTGAACAAAGCGGGGACAGTGGGCAGGGCAGCGACGTGGAGTTAGCCCACGAACTCCCCACCCCAGAATAACCAGGAGGAGACACTACACTTCCAAGCTCGGAGAGCGCCCTAACGGCCCGCCGCGCCTGCGTCCCCTCCGACCCCGCCCCTCGCCCAGCAGCCCCCTCGCGCCACGCATGCGCACCGCAAGCCAGCGCCATGTTGGGTCAGTTTGAAAGCGAGCGCGGGCGTAGCCCTCAGCTGTGACGGCGGAGGAAGCTGCGAGCGAGTGGGACCTGAGGCGGAGCGGCGTCCGGGTCGAGGATGCTTTGTCGCGTCTCCCGTCTGGTGACAGGCCAAGGCTTTCGGTGGAGAGCTGTGGAcgtgcatttttctctcttttcggGCCTTCATCGGTGAGTTCGGCCCCAAGAGGGGGTGTATTTTCGAGGGACGCCCCATCCTCTGACAGCCCGAGGGGAGTGCTAAGGGAAgtatggagggagggaggaagaaggcatCTCCCTCTGGGTCCCCGTGGAAAGGGGACAACTTTAGGGGGAGGGTCGCGGTACGGAACGAATGGGACCCGATGTGGACCTCAGGGCACTTTCGGCGATAGAagcgggcggggagggagggtctTGGGCTTTAGGAGCCGTCGCCTCGGAAAAACTCTGCTCACCCACGGCTGCACCCACTCCTGCTGCCTTCACACGTGGTGTGTGAGAAGCCTGAGGCTGTGACCTCCCCCGGGTGCTGGAATCCCCGTGGCaggtgtttcctagttccgggccGAGGCTTTGAACCCGAAGATGCTCTGCTGCAGGGGCGCCAGCGATCTTCGCTTTCTAGGGCCATTAATTCTTGTCTTTTTACTGCGGAGCAAACACATGTTAAGTTTCATAACATAAGTCACAGAGCTGTTATTTCTAAGAGTTGTTCTTAATTTCCTGTGAGCTATTCCCGTGGTGTATTTAACGCTGAGCATTCTGTTTTTGCATCAAAGGTAATAGAAATATCAGGCCACTCGTTTAACATTCTTTTCGTCGGAATAATGGATTTTCTTTTGGAGATACAAACGGAAGTGTTTACGGAAGAAATGGTAAGATACGTGGAATTTGCTTCCAAATAATTCTGTGGCGGAAGTGGGGAGAAGTAGGTGGCTCAGATGTTTGGGTGTATTGGTAATTGAAGCCGGATGATGAGTGCATAGTTTATTCaactattctttctacttttgtgtattttagggaactttaaacaataaaaattcaattgtggattttctttttgtctcctgTGAATTAAACTAAATGTTATTGCCCATTTACTGAGAACTGTAATCCAGCAGCTTTCCCTTTTAgggtgttgtttttgtttttaagattttgtgaaataaaaaaataaaatcggTAACCCATACTGTGTTTGAATAAGGGAGGAAACTTTTGGTCAATTTTATTATCCAAACAATATTTACTTGAGAAAATTTAAAGTCATTAGCGAGAGGAGTGAGGAGTGGGCAAAGCTGACTTAGTCCAGCCCTGCTTCAGAGGTATACCAGTAGTGTCACAGCAGTCAGGGAAGTCAGGCTAAATAACCATTATCCTATGGTCTGCTGCTGCTTCCACTGACTGCTGTCAGCTCTGACATTTACtttactgtcttttcttcttaaacGGAAAACgttctcaatatttttaaagtcaaatttgaCAGTTATAACTTAAACATCATAGCCCAAATTAAACATACTAATTTTACCTCACAACATGTATTAAGTCCTAGACACtaatctttcatttttacttcagaaatcattgatttaattttaaaagaacgtCGTATTATTTACTGAAGTAGTGCCTGTTTATTCTATTATTTCTTAGGTTTTCAAATACAGATCCTATTGTTGCTATATTAAAGTAGACAGGAATTCTCtcaattttaatggaaaaacagATGAATACATTAAGGCAATTTCCAAATTTTTAGATGGGCTGAATCTGTTTTACGTAAGAATTGAAAATAGTGAGGAGAGTACAAAAAATGTATGTCAGAAAATGATTATTAGCAGTGTTATTTTAGTAGCTTATTTTATCTTAAGACTTGTAGTTTATTTCTCTATAGGTAAAtattgtaaatttgttttctcaaatCTTTTAGGGGAAGAAGTTGGCCAAAGTTACATATCGGCATTTAAAACGTTGAGTGTAtattctccatttttcctttatgtttccaTCACATCatttgatgctttaaaaaatttatccatTACCTGCTATGTACAGTGCATGCTAGTAGGCTTatgaattgaaaaatattttgtataggGGAATATTAGGTATTGTGATGTCATAGACCACATCAGCATAAGACTGTACACCAGTGGTTTttaggacttaaaaaaaagtgagtaCTCTTCCTTTGGTACTTCCTATGCATAGTCTAAGATAATTTTTGTATACACAATTCCTGGTAcctagtagatgctcaataaatgttttctaaatcaaAGATGAAGGAATtcagaataattaaaatagaaaatctattATGTGCTTtacctaaaaataatttataatgaattttattcTCTAAAGAAGGTTATAAAAGTTTACATGTTTAATAATTTCTCTGTGTATGACAAGGCAATTACTCCTTTTAATTGGAACCTTTTGCTCTTGTATTACAgttgtttttaagagaaatgaatagaaataacCCATTTTGAGGAAGCCATGGCAAGATCAAGTACAAAACACAGAGTTTGTTCTCGGGAATCTTCAGTATCTTCTCTGTTAGCAAGCTGCAGCCTGAGTGGTAGTAATTCATCTAACTCTGATGGCTCTTTTCAGTATAAGGATAAACTGTACAGTTCTGCATCTCAGGCTCTACAGGCCTATATTGATGATTTTGACCTAAGCCAAATGTATCCTGGTGCAAGCACTGGAAAGATTAACATTGATAAATATTCTGCCAATATGCCAGAATTCTCCAACTATATTTATAAACCAAACCATGGTAtgcttttattctttatattctttttgccTACTGATTTAAAGCATATTGAGAGTTGTGTGGCAGCCTTGTTCTTTTGTggtaaaaatgacttttataatATTGAAATCTGGATATATTTCTTAATTGATTGTATAATTTTCTAGTTCTAAAGAATTTTTCAGCTAAGATCctcttttctagttttattaggtagaatttttacagtttgcaaatatacattatattgcatgtaaatacacatatacaatatattgcacattttttttagtttatatatgtgtattgatcattgtttctaagaacagattagagctttagctttttaagcttacaaagttatcaaaggaatatagccaaccacaaaataagaatcaacagaatgcgataatccagtcataaaggacagtcagattgtgcttatacatattcaagaaatcagtcatctgagttaagtagttcatttgtgtccttattttttaaattttatttaagagcCTCTTTTGACCTTGGAGGATAGGAAGCTGATGAATGTAACTAATACTAGCAGGTGGCGTATCCTAAACCATTAAGCAATTCTATTATAGTGTAACGGAAAGACCATTGACTAGGTGGTTCTAACTTTCATTAATTAGCTTAAGGActttaaacaaatctcagtctTTCAGAATGTATATTTGATCAATTCCAATTGATGGATTAGGGCTGTATCAGTCTTCctgatctgttttctgtgggACAGTGATATTCATAAGATGTTAACAGTTTTTCCGTGATAAGGTTTCCATGAAGACAAGtttcaaaaatgcatttgttAATAACCCATTTAACactttactgagtgcttacagAATGGCCTCTAGTGTGGAACGAGTTTACATACTATTCTTAGAAGGATGTGGGCAATATATTCCACAAGAGGAGAATTTGAACAGCTGTTCTCTGTGTGCTAATGTTATTGCAAGGTTAGTAGGCaagaaagcaaattatttttccaCTATAGTTTAATgacatgtttttttcttatgttgcAGCCAGTGTTAAGTGACTAATATTAATGTGAATGTTATTAGTGCATCGGGTATATCTagaaaaaagttgaagaaaagatgaaaaatgttaaagaacatatgaaaatttaggagaaatttcactttttgagagaaaagtgtagGAATTAGTTAAATTGAAGAGATTTGAAGGGCACATCCTGTTTCATCAACCTATACCTTTTATACGTTTATTCAAAGCTCTAGTGAAGATAAAGGGAAAGCAGCAAACACCATTCTTAAATTCTTAATTCATTTACTGTTGAATTAATGAagtatttttgtatgtgatataGGGAGATAAACAGAACTATGCTTTGTTTTTCAGCTTTTGAAAATGTTGATGACAAAAAAAACTCCTTGTCCTTACCCTATAGAGAACAGACTATTAATGACATGGACTCCATTAGCCTAACAACTGATGAACTATTAAAACTCCCAGCAGATGGatcattttctttcacttatgtTGGATCACGTCACCGAAGTAGCAAGAAAAACAAGAAACGCATTGGAAGACTGAGTTCATCTGTCACTGAAAAGAATCAAAATTTTCAAGAATCCTCTGCTCTCATGGGCAAGGATAACATAGTTACTCCAGttgtatacacaaatataaatggAAAGCAATGTGGTAGgctaaaaaacccaaaacttgtGAATAAGGCTCATAAATGCATTTCTGTACcatctttatctttttccaaGAAATCATCTTTTAGGGACAGTTCAGAACACAATCTTGAAAAGAATTACCCAAGGTGGCTCACAAGCCAGAAATCTGACCTTGATGTTTCAGGGATAACTAGTATACCTGATTTCAAATACCCAGTCTGGCTCTACAATCAAGACTTGCTACCTGATACAAATGGTCAAAggatttataaaatacttaaagaagATCAGTGTTCCCCTAGACATAGTTACCAGGCACAAAGAACTTCTCGGCTAATGAATAAATTAGATGGTTTTGAATATTCTTTTGAACCCTCAAACATTTCAAATTCCTTGAGTGATGATAAAGGATTagttaatgaatataaatgtgaTTCAAAACATAGCCAATACCAGTGTGAGAATCCACTTCTCCCAGGATCCAAAAAGCCATTCAGTggtaattgttttgttttctgttttgtttttaagaaccaAAAGAAACTGCTGTAAATTTGACCTGACATCTAGGagcttttatgttatattctcGATGTAATGATCAAGTGATGTATCTGTTTTGAACTCTTACAGTCTCTTATGTAGCATTTTGTgactagaaaatgtttttttttctttgtgtcacAACAGATGTCACATGTAAACAAAGCTTTCTGTGTTAGATATTTGTATATTGCAAATTATCTGAATTCTTGTTGCCTTTGTGAGATTTTGCCGtgctttgcatttctttcttttcttaaagaatcaatgttatcttttaaattagGTGACAGAATTGAATTGCTTATCCTGAAGGCCAAGAGAAATCTAGAGGATTGTACTGAAGAATTACCGAAGTCTATGAAAAAGGATGACAGTCCTTGTTCATTAGATAAACTTGAAGCAGAAAGATCATGGGAAAATATTCCTGTTACTTTGTAAGTAAGTTACAGTGGAAAAACTGTTTAGTTTTCCAAATGAAGAATGTCATGTGAACatctgatttatcttttaaatgactTAATGATAATTAACAATGATAATAACATGGTAATTCTATAGAACATAGCTTTCAGTGTTGCTTGCTTTCAattgcatttttcacttgttaCCGCAAGATGATGTAATGTTTAACTTTAGGTTCTTTATATAACTTCTGTCTTTGTTACATGGTTCTTTTGTTgcactataaaatattgatatatatttaCTATGAAGAATTAGAACCAAAAGCAACTATTTTGCAGATTGAGAAGGCTATGGAATTcttgtgactttctttttttactcCCTCTATATTCTCTACACATtagatgtattcatttttttatttacgTTTTTATTTTCCGTAAGTCATTATTTTCCATAAATGATGGTACCTTTTCTTgtatagtaaatatttgtagttcctaagattgtttttgtttgtgtgccTGTCTTTTCTATGACATAGTTTCTCcgaataatttaaaaagcatttacctagtcatgtgtgtgcatgtagagTAAGAATCGGGAGTTTAGGTAGGAAAGCTTTTTTCCTTAGTGATATTATTACCTCTGTATTCATCAGAAATGCATCTTTGGTAACCCTACATCCTGCCTTAGGTTCTGATAATTTATTATCTTCCGTTGTCTAAACTTTCATTCTGTTATAGACAGAGCCTATTAATTCCGGgatctgttttttaattacttCTCAGTtaaacatcttaatttttttgaatgtaGACATTGACTTTAATTCTAATTTGGAATCTTTGCTCTGTCACTTCCTTGCTGATACTTTGTACAAATTAATTCTACTTTGTATAAGTTCTTGTACTTAggggttgtgaggattcaattGATTAGAAAATACATATA
This window of the Camelus ferus isolate YT-003-E chromosome 30, BCGSAC_Cfer_1.0, whole genome shotgun sequence genome carries:
- the C30H18orf54 gene encoding lung adenoma susceptibility protein 2 isoform X3, translated to MARSSTKHRVCSRESSVSSLLASCSLSGSNSSNSDGSFQYKDKLYSSASQALQAYIDDFDLSQMYPGASTGKINIDKYSANMPEFSNYIYKPNHAFENVDDKKNSLSLPYREQTINDMDSISLTTDELLKLPADGSFSFTYVGSRHRSSKKNKKRIGRLSSSVTEKNQNFQESSALMGKDNIVTPVVYTNINGKQCGDRIELLILKAKRNLEDCTEELPKSMKKDDSPCSLDKLEAERSWENIPVTFKSPVPVNADDNPQQTSRAKYPKEFLEDFLNNDNQSCTLSGGKHHGPVEALKQMLFNLQAVQESFNQNKITESKGEVKQVSEDDFSKLQLKESMVPITKSLQKALHHLSRLRDLVDDTSGRQSPKM
- the C30H18orf54 gene encoding lung adenoma susceptibility protein 2 isoform X1 — encoded protein: MARSSTKHRVCSRESSVSSLLASCSLSGSNSSNSDGSFQYKDKLYSSASQALQAYIDDFDLSQMYPGASTGKINIDKYSANMPEFSNYIYKPNHAFENVDDKKNSLSLPYREQTINDMDSISLTTDELLKLPADGSFSFTYVGSRHRSSKKNKKRIGRLSSSVTEKNQNFQESSALMGKDNIVTPVVYTNINGKQCGRLKNPKLVNKAHKCISVPSLSFSKKSSFRDSSEHNLEKNYPRWLTSQKSDLDVSGITSIPDFKYPVWLYNQDLLPDTNGQRIYKILKEDQCSPRHSYQAQRTSRLMNKLDGFEYSFEPSNISNSLSDDKGLVNEYKCDSKHSQYQCENPLLPGSKKPFSGDRIELLILKAKRNLEDCTEELPKSMKKDDSPCSLDKLEAERSWENIPVTFKSPVPVNADDNPQQTSRAKYPKEFLEDFLNNDNQSCTLSGGKHHGPVEALKQMLFNLQAVQESFNQNKITESKGEVKQVSEDDFSKLQLKESMVPITKSLQKALHHLSRLRDLVDDTSGRQSPKM
- the C30H18orf54 gene encoding lung adenoma susceptibility protein 2 isoform X2, which translates into the protein MLLQAFENVDDKKNSLSLPYREQTINDMDSISLTTDELLKLPADGSFSFTYVGSRHRSSKKNKKRIGRLSSSVTEKNQNFQESSALMGKDNIVTPVVYTNINGKQCGRLKNPKLVNKAHKCISVPSLSFSKKSSFRDSSEHNLEKNYPRWLTSQKSDLDVSGITSIPDFKYPVWLYNQDLLPDTNGQRIYKILKEDQCSPRHSYQAQRTSRLMNKLDGFEYSFEPSNISNSLSDDKGLVNEYKCDSKHSQYQCENPLLPGSKKPFSGDRIELLILKAKRNLEDCTEELPKSMKKDDSPCSLDKLEAERSWENIPVTFKSPVPVNADDNPQQTSRAKYPKEFLEDFLNNDNQSCTLSGGKHHGPVEALKQMLFNLQAVQESFNQNKITESKGEVKQVSEDDFSKLQLKESMVPITKSLQKALHHLSRLRDLVDDTSGRQSPKM